A single window of Eucalyptus grandis isolate ANBG69807.140 chromosome 1, ASM1654582v1, whole genome shotgun sequence DNA harbors:
- the LOC120287608 gene encoding D-xylose-proton symporter-like 2: MASDPERPTRSSLAKVGKSSGEIGDATQEPLINGNGGIPDSYSVAAAVLPFLFPALGGLLYGYDIGATSCATISVESATLSGISWYDLSSLQIGLITSGSLYGALIGSVLAFSIADFTGSIFPHKHFALNLGFTSSVLGREVRMVHLYSREKKGTYSGFSPVSRWSSHNSISTGFCCYGGWALCVRYHNSKKTDASFTELKIA, translated from the exons ATGGCGTCTGATCCTGAGCGCCCCACGCGATCCTCTCTCGCAAAG GTGGGGAAGTCGTCGGGCGAGATTGGCGACGCCACTCAGGAGCCTCTGATCAATGGCAATGGCGGGATTCCAGACAGCTACTCCGTTGCTGCTGCAGTTCTTCC ATTTCTGTTCCCTGCTCTTGGAGGACTGCTGTATGGCTATGATATCGGTGCCACTTCTTGTGCAACCATTTCTGTCGAG TCGGCCACATTGAGCGGGATTTCGTGGTATGACTTGTCTTCTTTACAGATTGGTCTCATC ACTAGTGGATCTCTATATGGGGCTTTGATTGGCTCTGTCTTGGCGTTTAGTATTGCCGACTTTACAGGTAGTATCTTTCCCCATAAACATTTCGCTCTGAATTTAGGCTTTACTTCTTCTGTTCTTGGGCGTGAAGTTCGGATGGTGCATTTGTATTCCAGGGAGAAGAAGGGAACTTATTCTGGCTTCAGTCCGGTATCTCGTTGGAGCTCTCATAACAGCATTAGCACCGGATTTTGCTGTTATGGTGGTTGGGCACTTTGTGTTCG GTATCATAACAGTAAGAAGACCGATGCATCATTCACTGAACTGAAGATTGCGTGA
- the LOC120290403 gene encoding protein EXPORTIN 1A-like has translation MLHAFLSRDPLGYIFESPLLEMLLKIFRVPLYRNLILQCLTVVATLNYGGFNRVQYANMYNRFMVQLRDIFPPTANIPEAYAHGSSEEQASIRNVALFLTSFFKVHARILESTQENVAFLLLGLQYLINISYVDDVDVFKVCLDYWNALVVELFQASNNWDNCAGTANMIALQMPRIPLGPDSQPLQRPQLYADTMHKLRMLLICRMAKPAEVLVVEGENGNIVRMTMKDDDVPIQSKKMRETLFYSSHLDHKDPEKQMLKK, from the exons ATGCTGCACGCTTTCCTCTCAAGGGATCCTTTGGGTTACATTTTTGAATCTCCATTG CTGGAGATGCTCCTGAAGATTTTCCGCGTGCCATTGTATCGGAATCTCATTCTTCAATGCCTTACAGTG GTGGCCACCCTCAATTATGGAGGTTTCAACCGCGTACAATATGCGAACATGTATAATAGATTCATGGTGCAGTTACGG GatatatttcctcccactgCAAACATCCCAGAGGCTTATGCACATGGTTCTAGTGAGGAGCAG GCATCTATCCGAAACGTGGCTTTGTTTTTAACTTCATTTTTTAAG GTTCACGCTAGGATATTGGAGTCTACTCAGGAGAATGTGGCATTTTTGCTGCTGGGTCTACAGTACCTCATAAACATCTCATATGTAGATGATGTTGACGTCTTCAAG GTTTGCCTAGATTACTGGAACGCCTTGGTTGTGGAGCTTTTTCAGGCATCCAATAATTGGGACAATTGTGCTGGGACAGCGAATATGATTGCACTGCAG ATGCCTCGGATTCCTCTTGGCCCAGATTCCCAACCCCTGCAGCGGCCACAGCTTTACGCCGACACTATGCACAAGTTGAGAATGCTATTGATCTGTCGTATGGCAAAGCCTGCAGAAGTTCTCGTTGTTGAAGGTGAAAATGGTAACATTGTTCGCATGACAATGAAGGACGACGATGTTCCCATCCAATCCAAG AAAATGAGAGAGACCTTGTTCTACTCGTCACACCTTGATCACAAGGACCCTGAAAAGCAG ATGCTGAAGAAGTGA
- the LOC120287609 gene encoding protein EXPORTIN 1A-like, producing the protein MKNHISKAIEQLSSNEASLQMEKLYIGKLNIILVQMLKQEWPGRWRGFIPDLVSAAKTSETICENCMAILKLLSEDVFDFSRGEMTQQKIKAVEQSLNRQGI; encoded by the exons ATGAAGAATCACATTTCTAAAGCCATTGAGCAG CTCTCAAGTAATGAAGCCTCACTTCAGATGGAAAAGCTGTATATCGGCAAGCTGAACATCATATTGGTACAG ATGTTGAAGCAAGAGTGGCCTGGAAGATGGAGAGGCTTTATTCCTGACCTTGTTTCAGCTGCAAAAACCAGCGAAACAATCTGCGAAAATTGCATGGCAATTTTGAAA CTTCTGAGTGAAGACGTTTTTGATTTCTCGAGAGGCGAAATGACACAGCAAAAGATCAAGGCGGTGGAACAGTCACTGAACAGGCAAGGCATCTGA